The region ACGATTTCACTCAACTCACAATCCAGTGTTGCTACATGGTAGGATTTCTCAAGGCTGATGATCCTTTTCTCCTTTGATTTAATCGCTTCCCAAATAACATCCGTATTTTCATGCGGTACAACATGGTCATTATACGATTTTATCAGAAGCGCAGGACAATTGATCTTCGTAAGCTGATCTTTCGTCTCATCAATTAGCTTCAGGAGTTCTTTGATTGCGCTGATCGGAACATGATCATAGGTGATTTCTTCAAAGATGGGATGACGGATATCGGGCGTTTGTTCCCGAATGTAAGTTGGAATTTCTTGGTGGCGGAAGCATTCATAGCCCGGCACTGATAATGCTGCATTGATGGTGATTATCCCTTGCACAGCAAATCCCTTTGCTGCAAGGTTCAATGCAAGGATCGCCCCCATCGACTGCCCGGCAATAAATATCGATTG is a window of Falsibacillus albus DNA encoding:
- a CDS encoding alpha/beta hydrolase translates to MSPTRYSVIEGAETIFLKGSHIGILVCHGFMGTPQSVVEFSRQIHELTGCTVLAPRLKGHGTCEADLHQCTHHDWFNDLVQAFHFLKHSCQSIFIAGQSMGAILALNLAAKGFAVQGIITINAALSVPGYECFRHQEIPTYIREQTPDIRHPIFEEITYDHVPISAIKELLKLIDETKDQLTKINCPALLIKSYNDHVVPHENTDVIWEAIKSKEKRIISLEKSYHVATLDCELSEIVLNVCSFIKHNSVQAAFHPN